In one window of bacterium DNA:
- a CDS encoding aconitate hydratase produces the protein MAAGVYERMTRTLAVVRRRLGRPLTLADKVLLGHLDDANTQDLEPGHSYLLLRPDRVVLQDVLGQTAMLQFMQTRRTAVAVPTTIHCDHLIQARTEGQADLRASLEENAEVYDFLRSAAARYGAGFWGPGAGIIHQVVLEHYAFPGELIIGTDSHTPNGGGLGACAVGVGGADAVEVMAGLPWEVLYPKHIAVYLTGELNGWTAPKDVILFVAGQLTVAGGTNAIVEYIGPGARTISATGKATITNMGAELGATTSMFPYDERMAAYLEATGRGDLVPPAREHRDLLAPDAEVEADPERHYDRVIRLDLSALEPYVVGPHSPDRARPVSRLAAEVADAKNAFRDDISTALIGSCTNSSYEDMSRAADVAEQARAHGIKAAVPLLVTPGSEQIRATIDRDGQMASLTEIDATVLANACGPCIGQWRRAKAAAAPNTIVTSYNRNFPRRNDGQPTTMNFIGSPELVIAFALAGRLSFNPLTDALTGADGRPFRLRPPAPAPEVPAKPFDPGRITYVAPPADGRGAELRVDPRSERLQLLQPWPAWDGKDLTDMPILLKASGKTTTDHISPAGVWLRYRGHLDKFSDNMFMGAANAFTGETGKVKNVVTGETGQPVSAVARDYQARGLRWVVVGDHNYGEGSSREHAALSPRFLGGAAVIARSFARIHETNLKKQGLLALTLPDPADYERFREDDRVSLVGLAQMAAGRPVECRIGHADGSTETLWLNHSYSDAQLQWFRKGSALNLFHSQEPLGAP, from the coding sequence ATGGCCGCCGGCGTATACGAACGAATGACGCGGACGCTCGCCGTCGTCCGGCGCCGCCTCGGACGGCCGCTCACCCTGGCGGACAAAGTGCTGCTCGGCCATCTCGACGACGCGAACACGCAGGACCTGGAGCCGGGGCACAGTTATCTGCTGCTTCGCCCCGACCGCGTGGTGCTACAGGACGTGCTGGGACAAACGGCGATGCTGCAGTTCATGCAGACCCGGCGCACCGCCGTCGCCGTGCCCACGACCATCCACTGCGACCACCTGATCCAGGCGCGGACGGAGGGCCAGGCGGACCTGCGCGCCTCTCTCGAAGAGAACGCGGAGGTCTACGATTTCCTCCGCTCGGCGGCGGCGAGGTACGGCGCCGGCTTCTGGGGCCCGGGTGCCGGGATCATCCACCAGGTCGTCCTGGAACACTACGCGTTTCCGGGCGAGCTGATCATCGGCACCGACTCGCACACGCCGAACGGCGGCGGCCTCGGCGCCTGCGCCGTCGGCGTGGGCGGCGCCGACGCGGTCGAAGTGATGGCCGGCCTGCCGTGGGAAGTGCTGTATCCAAAGCACATCGCCGTCTACCTCACCGGCGAGCTGAACGGATGGACGGCGCCGAAGGACGTCATTCTCTTCGTCGCCGGCCAGTTGACGGTGGCGGGGGGCACCAACGCCATCGTCGAGTACATCGGACCCGGGGCGCGGACGATCAGCGCGACCGGCAAGGCCACGATCACCAACATGGGCGCGGAGCTCGGCGCCACCACGTCGATGTTCCCGTACGACGAGCGGATGGCCGCCTACCTCGAGGCCACCGGCCGGGGCGATCTCGTTCCACCGGCGCGCGAGCACCGCGACCTCCTGGCGCCCGACGCCGAGGTGGAGGCCGATCCGGAGCGCCACTACGATCGGGTGATTCGCCTCGACCTCTCGGCGCTGGAGCCGTACGTGGTCGGCCCGCACTCCCCGGACCGCGCCCGGCCGGTCTCGCGGCTGGCCGCCGAGGTGGCCGACGCCAAGAACGCGTTTCGGGACGATATCTCGACCGCGCTCATCGGCAGCTGCACCAATTCCTCCTATGAGGACATGAGCCGCGCCGCCGATGTGGCTGAGCAGGCGCGGGCCCACGGCATCAAAGCGGCCGTGCCCCTGCTCGTCACGCCGGGGTCCGAGCAAATCCGCGCGACGATCGACCGGGACGGCCAGATGGCGTCGCTGACCGAGATCGACGCGACCGTCCTCGCGAACGCCTGCGGCCCGTGCATCGGCCAGTGGCGGCGGGCGAAGGCGGCGGCGGCGCCCAACACGATCGTCACCTCCTACAACCGCAACTTCCCGCGCCGCAACGACGGCCAGCCCACGACGATGAATTTCATCGGCAGTCCCGAGCTCGTGATCGCGTTCGCGCTCGCGGGACGGCTGTCGTTCAATCCGCTCACCGACGCGCTCACCGGCGCCGACGGCCGGCCGTTCCGGCTCCGGCCCCCGGCCCCGGCCCCGGAGGTCCCGGCCAAGCCGTTTGATCCCGGGCGCATCACCTACGTCGCGCCGCCGGCCGACGGCCGCGGCGCGGAGCTCCGGGTCGACCCGCGCAGCGAGCGCCTGCAGCTGCTGCAGCCGTGGCCGGCCTGGGACGGCAAGGACCTGACCGACATGCCGATCCTGCTCAAGGCGAGCGGGAAGACGACCACGGACCACATCTCCCCCGCGGGCGTGTGGCTCCGGTACCGCGGGCATCTCGATAAGTTCAGCGACAACATGTTCATGGGCGCTGCGAACGCGTTCACCGGCGAGACCGGCAAGGTGAAGAACGTCGTGACCGGCGAGACGGGGCAGCCGGTATCGGCCGTGGCCAGGGACTATCAGGCCCGCGGACTGCGCTGGGTGGTCGTCGGAGACCACAACTACGGCGAGGGCAGCAGCCGCGAGCACGCGGCGTTGTCCCCGCGCTTCCTCGGCGGCGCGGCGGTCATCGCCCGCAGTTTCGCCCGGATTCACGAGACGAACCTCAAGAAGCAGGGCCTGCTCGCGCTCACGCTGCCGGATCCCGCGGACTACGAGCGCTTCCGGGAAGACGACCGCGTGAGCCTCGTCGGACTGGCCCAGATGGCCGCCGGCCGGCCCGTGGAGTGCCGCATCGGGCACGCGGACGGCTCGACCGAAACGCTGTGGCTCAACCACTCCTACAGCGATGCGCAGCTCCAGTGGTTCCGCAAGGGGTCCGCGCTGAATCTCTTCCACAGCCAGGAGCCACTTGGTGCGCCTTAG
- the dinB gene encoding DNA polymerase IV: protein MAHVDMDAFFAAIEVRDHPEYRGRPVVVGAGPHARGVVAAASYEARRYGIRSAMPSRRAFELCPHAVFLPPDMERYRADSDRLFALLETFTPHVEPVSIDEAFLDLTGCPAVGGAGPTPGEARDEAGEPGLAFARAIRRRIRERLGLPASIGVAPNKFLAKLASELAKPDGVRRVMPNDVQAVLDPLPVDALWGVGPGTRDRLRAHGISTIGALRRTPAATLRAILGFAAERLAALSRGEDDRPVDAGGEAKSIGREVTFERDTRDAGLLARTRRALSEDVARRLRAAGVVGRVVTLKVRFEPFDTRTRRLTLPVATDHGGRIARAAEDLWRSLGPLPRRVRLVGVTMSGLEHPAAIQVGLFGGADRAVGRDPAPVDRVVDAINDRFGAGTMGPARVLAADLRRGPEDPRRATRRSSPRRPPGSRS from the coding sequence GTGGCGCACGTCGACATGGACGCGTTCTTCGCCGCCATCGAGGTCCGCGACCATCCCGAGTATCGCGGCCGTCCGGTCGTCGTGGGCGCCGGCCCCCACGCGCGCGGCGTCGTCGCCGCGGCGTCGTACGAGGCGCGCCGGTACGGCATCCGGTCCGCGATGCCCTCGCGCCGGGCGTTCGAGCTGTGTCCGCACGCGGTCTTTCTGCCGCCCGACATGGAGCGCTACCGGGCCGACTCGGACCGTTTGTTTGCGCTTCTGGAGACGTTCACGCCGCACGTCGAACCGGTGTCGATCGACGAGGCGTTCCTCGACCTCACCGGCTGCCCCGCAGTCGGCGGGGCAGGCCCCACGCCGGGCGAGGCGCGGGACGAGGCAGGGGAGCCGGGGCTCGCGTTCGCCCGCGCGATCCGGCGGCGGATTCGCGAACGCCTGGGGCTGCCGGCGTCGATCGGCGTCGCGCCCAACAAGTTTCTGGCCAAGCTGGCCTCCGAGCTCGCGAAGCCCGACGGCGTCCGGCGCGTCATGCCGAACGACGTCCAGGCGGTCCTCGACCCGTTGCCCGTAGACGCGTTGTGGGGCGTCGGCCCGGGCACGCGGGACCGCCTGCGCGCGCACGGTATTTCGACGATCGGCGCGCTGCGGCGAACGCCGGCCGCCACGTTGCGGGCGATTCTCGGGTTCGCCGCCGAGCGGCTCGCGGCGTTGAGCCGCGGCGAGGACGACCGGCCCGTCGACGCCGGCGGCGAGGCCAAGTCGATCGGTCGCGAGGTGACGTTCGAGCGCGACACCCGCGACGCGGGGCTGCTCGCCCGGACGCGCCGCGCGCTCTCCGAGGACGTCGCGCGCCGGCTCCGGGCGGCCGGCGTCGTGGGCCGGGTCGTCACGCTGAAGGTGCGCTTCGAGCCGTTCGACACGCGGACCCGCCGCCTCACACTGCCCGTCGCGACCGATCACGGCGGCCGCATCGCGCGCGCGGCCGAGGACCTCTGGCGCTCGCTCGGGCCGCTCCCGCGGCGCGTGCGCCTCGTCGGGGTCACGATGTCCGGTCTCGAGCATCCCGCGGCGATCCAGGTCGGCCTGTTCGGAGGCGCCGACCGGGCGGTGGGGCGGGACCCCGCCCCGGTCGACCGCGTGGTGGATGCGATCAACGACCGGTTCGGGGCGGGCACGATGGGCCCCGCCCGGGTGCTGGCGGCGGACCTCCGGCGCGGCCCCGAAGATCCGCGGCGCGCTACCCGGCGGAGTTCGCCGCGGCGCCCGCCAGGATCTCGTTCTTGA
- the hpt gene encoding hypoxanthine phosphoribosyltransferase, producing MIPPPSADIEEVVFSEDVIARRVGELARAISQDYADRSPLLVSVLKGAVYFLTDLTRALAVPVQIDFMAITSYGSARAQSGVVRLIKDLDVEITGRDVVLVEDIIDTGLTVGYLLRLLQARAPASLRICTLLDRPHRRILETLDITYRGFEVPDRFLVGYGLDYREQYRHLPFIGVLKNEILAGAAANSAG from the coding sequence GTGATCCCACCGCCCTCGGCGGACATCGAGGAAGTCGTCTTCAGCGAAGACGTGATCGCCCGGCGCGTCGGCGAACTCGCCCGGGCCATTTCGCAGGACTACGCCGACCGCTCTCCGCTGCTCGTCTCGGTGCTCAAAGGCGCCGTGTACTTTCTTACCGACCTCACGCGGGCGCTCGCCGTGCCCGTGCAGATCGACTTCATGGCCATCACGTCCTACGGCAGCGCCCGGGCGCAGAGCGGGGTCGTTCGCCTGATCAAAGACCTGGACGTGGAGATCACCGGGCGGGACGTTGTCCTCGTCGAAGACATCATCGACACCGGGCTGACCGTGGGGTATCTTCTGCGGCTGCTGCAGGCGCGCGCGCCGGCGAGCCTGCGGATCTGCACCCTGCTCGACCGGCCGCACCGGCGGATTCTCGAGACGCTCGACATCACGTACCGCGGCTTCGAAGTGCCCGACCGGTTCCTGGTCGGCTACGGCCTCGATTATCGCGAGCAGTACCGGCACCTGCCGTTCATCGGCGTGCTCAAGAACGAGATCCTGGCGGGCGCCGCGGCGAACTCCGCCGGGTAG
- a CDS encoding HEAT repeat domain-containing protein codes for MTTPPSGGRQEQAGPEHEVERYVQQLRSPDVTLRSDAAHALGKLADERAVPALAEALHDQDEYVRKSAIMALRRIGGQGAMEAMRQALGDRSEQVCVQAVKGLGELRDAGAGDALIKVLSRRERSLVAAATDALIRIGPEAVGPLMGAFKDRYLRRRIGAQVWRILTEMGPRSTDALLQSLGDENYYVKLTALTILGRIGDKRVVAPIIGVFLADPRLQETVVGTIGRLEERAVITLPPGDREAGLPVEVVQALSQGDREAVLAALAGAMDNPIGKVRRFALKAMFGLLGDASFERLLAYLADEDPDVKRLVVRLLGKLRDKRVIEPLMDLLLKDGGQVEEAVWDTLKVLTNLHEYEELRTRVAREKAGSRPVVKTYKKKDVSPDWWRDQD; via the coding sequence ATGACGACGCCCCCATCGGGTGGTCGCCAGGAGCAGGCGGGGCCGGAGCACGAGGTCGAGCGGTACGTGCAGCAGTTGCGCAGCCCGGATGTGACGCTGCGCAGCGACGCCGCGCATGCGCTCGGAAAGCTCGCGGACGAGCGCGCCGTGCCGGCGTTGGCCGAAGCCCTGCACGATCAGGACGAGTACGTGCGCAAGAGCGCCATCATGGCCCTGCGGCGGATCGGCGGGCAGGGCGCGATGGAAGCGATGCGGCAGGCACTGGGCGATCGCTCGGAGCAGGTCTGCGTGCAGGCCGTCAAGGGCCTCGGGGAACTGCGCGACGCCGGCGCCGGCGACGCCTTGATCAAGGTCCTGTCCCGGCGGGAGCGGTCGCTCGTCGCCGCGGCCACCGACGCGCTGATCCGGATCGGCCCCGAGGCGGTCGGGCCGCTCATGGGGGCGTTCAAGGACCGCTATCTCCGCCGCCGCATCGGCGCCCAGGTCTGGCGGATCCTGACCGAGATGGGGCCGCGCAGCACCGACGCGCTGCTCCAGTCCCTCGGCGACGAGAACTACTACGTCAAGCTCACCGCGCTCACGATCCTCGGGCGGATCGGCGACAAGCGGGTCGTGGCGCCGATCATCGGCGTCTTCCTCGCCGATCCGCGGCTTCAGGAGACCGTCGTCGGGACGATCGGGCGCCTGGAAGAGCGGGCCGTCATCACCCTGCCGCCGGGCGACCGCGAGGCGGGCCTGCCGGTCGAGGTCGTGCAGGCGCTGTCGCAGGGCGACCGGGAGGCCGTCCTCGCCGCGCTGGCCGGCGCCATGGACAACCCGATCGGCAAGGTTCGCCGGTTCGCGCTCAAGGCGATGTTCGGCCTCCTCGGGGACGCGTCGTTCGAGCGCCTGCTCGCCTATCTCGCGGACGAGGACCCCGACGTCAAGCGGCTGGTGGTCCGGCTGCTCGGCAAGCTGCGCGACAAGCGGGTCATCGAGCCCCTAATGGACCTCCTGTTGAAGGACGGCGGTCAGGTCGAAGAGGCGGTGTGGGACACCCTCAAGGTGCTCACCAACCTCCACGAGTATGAAGAGCTCCGGACGCGGGTGGCGCGGGAGAAGGCGGGAAGTCGGCCGGTCGTGAAGACATATAAGAAGAAGGATGTCTCTCCGGATTGGTGGCGCGACCAGGATTGA
- the surE gene encoding 5'/3'-nucleotidase SurE yields MRVLLTNDDGVTSPGLLALARAVSRVAATAIVAPEQERSAASHAITLHKPLRATRAALPGLTAPAWATNGTPADCVVLGLLDLLAQPPDLVVSGINAGANLGMDLLYSGTVSAAVEAALFGIAAIAVSVAAFRDIHWEPAAEFAALLVRQVAEHGLPRDTFLNVNVPNRPAGDIAGVEITRQSARRYVSRVEKRADPRGRDYYWLTGSPEDDDSPAGTDSWAVAHDRISVTPLRLDMTDDELDPVLRTWALRAPGR; encoded by the coding sequence CTGCGCGTTCTCCTGACGAACGACGACGGTGTGACATCGCCCGGACTGCTCGCGCTGGCCCGGGCGGTGAGTCGTGTGGCCGCAACCGCGATCGTGGCGCCCGAGCAGGAGCGGAGCGCCGCGAGCCACGCGATCACCCTGCACAAACCCTTGCGCGCGACGCGCGCGGCGCTGCCCGGTCTCACCGCCCCCGCGTGGGCGACGAACGGGACGCCGGCCGACTGCGTCGTGCTCGGGCTCCTGGATCTCCTGGCCCAGCCCCCCGATCTGGTCGTCTCCGGCATCAACGCCGGCGCCAACCTCGGCATGGACCTCCTCTACTCGGGGACGGTCTCGGCCGCCGTCGAGGCGGCCCTCTTCGGCATCGCCGCCATCGCCGTGTCCGTGGCGGCGTTTCGGGACATCCACTGGGAGCCCGCGGCCGAGTTCGCCGCCCTCCTCGTCCGGCAGGTCGCCGAACACGGCCTGCCGCGCGATACGTTCTTGAACGTCAACGTACCGAACCGGCCGGCCGGCGACATCGCCGGCGTCGAGATCACGCGGCAGAGCGCACGGCGGTACGTGAGCCGGGTGGAGAAGCGCGCGGATCCTCGGGGGCGCGACTACTACTGGCTCACGGGGTCGCCCGAGGACGACGACAGCCCGGCCGGGACGGACTCCTGGGCCGTCGCGCACGACAGAATCTCCGTGACCCCCCTCCGGCTCGATATGACCGACGACGAGCTCGACCCGGTGCTCCGGACGTGGGCGCTCAGGGCGCCGGGCCGCTGA
- the ftsE gene encoding cell division ATP-binding protein FtsE, with protein MVRFAGVSKTYPNGIMALRNVSLEITAGEFVFIVGPTGVGKSTLIKMIYREEIPTRGTVLVDGRDVTRMRARHIPFLRRRVGVVFQDFRLLPRRTAWENVAFALEVTGAPPPHAEQRVMDLLERVGLAARADALPGELSAGEQQRVSIARALVHRPPLLLADEPTGNLDPDTSWEIVQLLSRINGDGTTVVVTTHDKSIVDRLRRRVVAIDRGAVVRDEAEGAYAGQGRHER; from the coding sequence ATGGTGCGGTTCGCGGGGGTGTCCAAGACCTATCCCAACGGCATCATGGCACTCCGCAACGTCTCGCTCGAGATCACCGCGGGAGAGTTTGTGTTCATCGTCGGCCCGACCGGCGTCGGCAAGTCGACGCTGATCAAGATGATCTACCGCGAGGAAATCCCGACCCGCGGCACGGTGCTGGTCGATGGCCGGGACGTGACCCGCATGCGGGCGCGGCACATCCCGTTTCTGCGGCGGCGCGTCGGCGTCGTCTTCCAGGACTTCCGGCTCCTGCCCCGCAGGACGGCGTGGGAGAACGTCGCGTTCGCGCTCGAGGTCACCGGGGCGCCGCCGCCGCACGCCGAGCAGCGGGTCATGGACCTGCTGGAGCGCGTGGGCCTCGCGGCGCGCGCCGATGCGCTGCCGGGCGAGCTGTCGGCCGGGGAGCAGCAGCGGGTCAGCATCGCGCGGGCGCTCGTGCACCGGCCGCCGCTGCTGCTCGCCGACGAGCCCACCGGCAACCTCGATCCCGACACCTCGTGGGAGATCGTGCAGCTGCTGTCGCGGATCAACGGCGACGGGACTACGGTCGTGGTGACGACGCACGACAAGTCCATCGTCGACCGGCTGCGACGCCGGGTGGTCGCCATCGACCGGGGCGCCGTCGTGCGGGACGAAGCGGAGGGGGCCTACGCCGGGCAGGGGCGTCATGAGCGATAG
- the ftsX gene encoding permease-like cell division protein FtsX, which translates to MNDSAGGRRRDRPRRIRPLGLRYALAEGAQGFVRNGLMSAASVVITAVTLLALGAALAVAGALNHVAAGLEQQLQVVVYLKSGAGPEEVASLRRRLERLPGVAGVEYVSAAEALARLEAQLGARGRFRDLLVRNPLPASFVVTATRADRLRAIAVGARNLPAVDEVRDGGRVLDRLLVVTRAVRLVGIAAGAILASVALIVIAGTIRLTVFARRAEIEVMRLVGATAWFIRWPFVVEGAVTGACGACGAAVAVAAGYGLLVRSAARALPFVPLPDLGQVAFDIVWKLLAWGVVIGVTASLLAVRRYVRV; encoded by the coding sequence ATGAACGATAGCGCGGGGGGCCGCCGACGCGACCGGCCGCGGCGGATCCGCCCGCTCGGGCTGCGATACGCGCTCGCGGAGGGCGCGCAGGGGTTTGTCCGCAACGGCCTCATGAGCGCCGCGTCCGTCGTCATCACCGCCGTGACGCTGCTTGCGCTCGGCGCGGCGCTCGCGGTGGCGGGGGCGCTCAATCACGTGGCGGCCGGGCTGGAGCAGCAGCTGCAGGTGGTCGTCTACCTCAAATCCGGCGCCGGCCCGGAGGAGGTGGCGTCCCTCCGCCGGCGCCTGGAACGGCTGCCCGGCGTGGCCGGCGTCGAATACGTGTCGGCGGCGGAAGCGCTCGCGCGGCTCGAAGCGCAGCTCGGCGCGCGCGGGAGGTTCCGCGACCTGCTGGTCCGCAACCCGCTGCCGGCCTCGTTCGTCGTGACGGCGACGCGCGCCGACCGGTTGCGCGCGATCGCGGTGGGGGCGCGCAACCTGCCGGCCGTCGACGAGGTGCGCGACGGCGGGCGCGTACTCGACCGGCTGCTCGTCGTCACCCGGGCCGTGCGCCTCGTCGGCATCGCGGCCGGCGCGATCCTCGCCAGCGTCGCCCTCATCGTCATCGCGGGAACGATCCGCCTCACGGTGTTCGCGCGGCGCGCGGAGATCGAGGTGATGCGGCTCGTGGGCGCCACGGCGTGGTTCATCCGCTGGCCCTTCGTCGTCGAGGGCGCCGTGACGGGCGCCTGCGGCGCGTGCGGCGCCGCGGTGGCCGTCGCCGCCGGGTACGGTCTGCTCGTGCGGAGCGCCGCGCGCGCGCTGCCGTTTGTGCCCCTGCCGGATCTGGGGCAGGTCGCGTTCGACATCGTCTGGAAACTCCTCGCGTGGGGCGTGGTGATCGGCGTGACCGCGAGCCTGCTCGCGGTGCGGCGGTACGTGCGCGTTTGA
- a CDS encoding Glu/Leu/Phe/Val dehydrogenase, producing MAKAVLTAPREDAWQVALRQFEIAADMLALKRGVRELLAHPKRELTVNFPVKLEDGSVRVFTGYRVHHTTVPGPTKGGIRYHPDVTLNEVRALAMWMTWKCAVVGLPYGGAKGGVICNPKELSLQELEHLTRRYATEISMLIGPESDIPAPDVGTSPRVMAWIMDTYSMHRGYSVPAVVTGKPLSIGGSQGRVEATGRGVTIVARETARHLGVPLPGARVVVQGFGNVGSIAAALLAEQGCKIVAASDSGGGVYSPKGLDPNDLLRHKEHTGSVAGYRGTDAVTNDDLLELPCEILVPSALEGQITKDNAGQIKARIIVEGANGPTTPEADEILRQRKVFVVPDILANAGGVVVSYFEWVQDLQSFFWTEEEINERLERIMVRSFREVLESAQEREVDMRTGALVRAVSRLNDALLTRGIYP from the coding sequence ATGGCAAAGGCGGTGCTGACGGCACCTCGTGAGGACGCGTGGCAGGTGGCGCTGCGGCAGTTCGAGATCGCCGCGGACATGCTCGCGCTGAAGCGCGGCGTCCGGGAGCTGCTGGCGCATCCCAAGCGCGAGCTCACGGTGAACTTTCCCGTCAAACTGGAGGACGGATCCGTCCGCGTGTTCACGGGGTACCGCGTCCACCACACCACCGTACCCGGGCCGACGAAGGGCGGCATCCGGTATCATCCCGACGTCACGCTGAACGAGGTGCGGGCGCTCGCGATGTGGATGACGTGGAAGTGCGCCGTCGTCGGCCTGCCCTACGGCGGGGCGAAGGGCGGCGTGATCTGCAACCCGAAGGAGCTCTCGCTCCAGGAACTCGAGCACCTCACCCGCCGCTATGCGACCGAGATCTCGATGCTCATCGGGCCGGAGAGCGATATCCCGGCGCCCGACGTCGGGACCAGTCCCCGCGTCATGGCGTGGATCATGGACACCTACAGCATGCACCGCGGCTACTCGGTGCCGGCCGTCGTCACCGGCAAGCCGCTGTCGATCGGCGGCTCCCAGGGGCGGGTCGAGGCCACCGGCCGCGGCGTGACCATCGTCGCACGCGAGACGGCCCGCCACCTCGGCGTGCCCCTGCCCGGCGCGCGGGTGGTCGTCCAGGGGTTCGGCAACGTCGGCAGCATCGCCGCCGCGCTGCTGGCGGAGCAGGGGTGCAAGATCGTCGCGGCGAGCGACAGCGGCGGCGGGGTCTACAGTCCCAAGGGCCTCGATCCGAACGATCTCCTGCGGCACAAGGAGCATACCGGCAGCGTCGCCGGCTACCGGGGCACCGACGCGGTCACCAACGACGACCTCCTGGAGTTGCCGTGCGAGATTCTCGTCCCGAGCGCCCTAGAGGGGCAGATCACGAAGGACAACGCCGGGCAGATCAAGGCCCGCATCATCGTCGAAGGCGCCAACGGCCCGACGACGCCCGAGGCCGACGAGATCCTGCGCCAACGCAAGGTGTTTGTGGTGCCCGACATCCTGGCGAACGCCGGCGGCGTGGTCGTCTCCTACTTCGAGTGGGTCCAGGACCTGCAGTCCTTCTTCTGGACGGAAGAGGAGATCAACGAGCGTCTCGAGCGGATCATGGTTCGGAGCTTCCGCGAGGTGCTGGAGTCGGCGCAGGAGCGCGAAGTCGACATGCGGACCGGGGCCCTCGTGCGCGCCGTGAGCCGGCTCAACGACGCGCTGCTGACGCGAGGCATCTACCCTTAG
- a CDS encoding proline dehydrogenase family protein, with product MLRRAARRFIAGERLDEALDTIRRLNREGLSATLDFLGEDTTSRARAEASGDAYLTIVDALRAQSPPGGGVDNNLSLKLTQLGLAVDPETCGRLLRRILDRAAGPVQTGIPMFVRIDMESSAHTEATLRLFQALWAEGRRNVGLVIQAYLYRSPADLALLNTLGAGVRLVKGAYDEPPAVAFPRKAEVDAAFARLTETLLLKGTYPAIATHDEQLIDHARRTAEAAGIAAGRFEFQMLYGIRRDLQAALRRRGYRVRVYVPFGEEWYPYFMRRLAERPANVGFVVRSLVRERAAG from the coding sequence GTGCTGCGCCGGGCCGCCCGTCGGTTCATCGCCGGCGAGCGGCTCGACGAGGCGCTGGACACCATCCGGCGGCTCAACCGCGAGGGGCTCTCGGCCACGCTCGATTTTCTCGGCGAAGACACGACGAGCCGCGCACGCGCCGAGGCGAGCGGCGACGCCTATCTGACGATTGTCGATGCGCTGCGCGCCCAGTCCCCGCCCGGCGGGGGGGTCGACAACAACCTGTCCTTGAAGCTGACGCAACTGGGACTCGCCGTCGATCCCGAGACGTGCGGCCGGCTGCTGCGGCGGATCCTCGACCGGGCGGCCGGCCCCGTGCAGACGGGGATCCCGATGTTCGTCCGGATCGACATGGAAAGCAGCGCCCACACCGAGGCCACGCTCCGGCTGTTCCAGGCGCTCTGGGCCGAGGGCCGCCGCAACGTCGGCCTCGTGATCCAGGCCTATCTCTACCGCAGTCCGGCGGACCTCGCGCTGTTGAACACGCTCGGCGCAGGCGTCCGCCTCGTCAAAGGCGCCTACGATGAGCCGCCCGCCGTGGCGTTTCCGCGCAAGGCGGAGGTCGATGCGGCGTTCGCGCGGCTCACCGAGACACTTCTACTGAAGGGCACCTATCCGGCCATCGCAACCCACGACGAACAACTGATCGACCACGCCCGCCGGACCGCCGAGGCGGCCGGGATCGCGGCCGGCCGGTTCGAGTTTCAGATGTTGTACGGCATCCGGCGGGACCTCCAGGCCGCGCTGCGCCGGCGGGGCTATCGCGTCCGCGTGTACGTGCCGTTCGGCGAGGAATGGTATCCGTACTTCATGCGGCGGCTGGCCGAGCGCCCCGCGAACGTCGGGTTTGTGGTGCGCAGCCTCGTGCGAGAGCGCGCTGCCGGCTGA